One genomic segment of Rhizobium viscosum includes these proteins:
- the fabF gene encoding beta-ketoacyl-ACP synthase II, whose amino-acid sequence MRRVVITGTGMVSPLGCGAEITWSRLRAGANGARLVTEFEVDDLPAKIACRIPVGDGSDGTFNADDWMEPKEQRKVDPFIIYGMAAADMALKDADWHPETDEDQIATGVLIGSGIGGIEGIVEAGYTLRDKGPRRISPFFIPGRLINLVSGQVSIRHKLRGPNHSVVTACSTGAHAIGDAARLIALGDADVMVAGGTESPVSRISLAGFAACKALSTQHNDDPQKASRPYDKDRDGFVMGEGAGIVVLEELDHALARGAKIYAEVVGYGLSGDAFHITAPSEDGDGAFRCMTMALKRAGLTPADIDYINAHGTSTMADTIELGAVERLVGNAASKISMSSTKSATGHLLGAAGAIEAIFTTLAIRDNVAPPTLNLDNPERETAIDLVPHKAREREINVALSNSFGFGGTNASLVLRRYVV is encoded by the coding sequence ATGAGAAGGGTCGTCATAACAGGTACCGGCATGGTATCGCCCTTGGGATGCGGAGCAGAAATTACCTGGTCCCGCCTGCGTGCGGGAGCAAACGGCGCTCGTCTAGTGACCGAATTCGAGGTCGATGATCTCCCTGCCAAGATTGCCTGCCGCATTCCCGTTGGCGATGGTTCCGACGGCACCTTCAATGCCGACGACTGGATGGAGCCGAAGGAACAGCGCAAGGTAGACCCCTTCATTATCTACGGCATGGCCGCCGCCGACATGGCGCTCAAGGATGCCGACTGGCATCCCGAAACCGATGAGGACCAGATCGCGACAGGTGTGCTGATCGGTTCCGGCATCGGCGGCATCGAAGGCATTGTCGAAGCCGGCTATACGCTGCGCGACAAGGGCCCGCGCCGCATCTCTCCTTTCTTCATTCCAGGCCGACTGATCAACCTCGTCTCCGGCCAGGTTTCCATTCGCCACAAGCTGCGCGGCCCGAACCATTCGGTCGTCACCGCCTGCTCCACCGGTGCGCATGCCATTGGCGATGCTGCCCGCCTTATCGCGCTCGGCGACGCCGATGTCATGGTTGCCGGCGGCACGGAATCCCCGGTCAGCCGCATTTCGCTTGCCGGCTTTGCCGCCTGCAAGGCGCTGTCGACACAGCACAACGACGACCCGCAGAAGGCATCGCGCCCCTATGACAAGGACCGCGATGGTTTCGTCATGGGCGAGGGCGCCGGTATCGTGGTTCTCGAAGAGCTGGACCATGCGCTGGCACGCGGCGCCAAGATCTATGCCGAAGTGGTCGGTTACGGGCTTTCCGGCGATGCCTTCCACATCACGGCTCCGTCGGAAGACGGCGACGGTGCGTTCCGCTGCATGACCATGGCGCTGAAGCGCGCCGGCCTGACGCCTGCCGATATCGACTACATCAACGCCCACGGCACCTCAACCATGGCCGATACGATCGAGCTTGGTGCCGTCGAGCGCCTCGTCGGCAATGCAGCGTCGAAGATCTCGATGTCGTCGACCAAATCCGCGACCGGCCACCTGCTCGGTGCTGCCGGCGCCATCGAGGCGATCTTCACGACCCTCGCAATTCGGGATAACGTCGCCCCTCCGACGCTCAATCTCGACAATCCCGAGCGTGAGACCGCAATCGATCTTGTTCCGCACAAGGCTCGTGAGCGAGAAATCAACGTGGCGCTATCCAACTCGTTCGGATTCGGCGGCACGAATGCATCGCTCGTGTTGCGCCGCTACGTCGTGTAA
- a CDS encoding acyl carrier protein — protein MSDIAERVKKIVIDHLGVDADKVVESASFIDDLGADSLDTVELVMAFEEEFGVEIPDDAADSILTVGDAVKFIEKAQA, from the coding sequence ATGAGCGATATCGCAGAACGCGTAAAGAAAATTGTTATTGATCATCTTGGCGTCGATGCCGACAAGGTCGTCGAGAGCGCCAGCTTTATCGACGATCTGGGCGCAGACTCGCTCGACACGGTCGAACTGGTCATGGCCTTCGAAGAAGAATTCGGCGTTGAAATCCCCGATGATGCCGCTGACTCGATCCTGACGGTTGGCGATGCCGTGAAGTTTATTGAAAAGGCTCAGGCCTGA
- the fabG gene encoding 3-oxoacyl-[acyl-carrier-protein] reductase, whose amino-acid sequence MFDLSGRKALVTGASGGIGEEIARLLHKQGAIVGLHGTRVEKLEALANELGDRVKIFPANLSDRDEVKALGQKAEADLEGVDILVNNAGITKDGLFVRMSDEDWDAVLEVNLTATFRLTRELTHPMMRRRYGRIINITSIVGVTGNPGQANYCASKAGMIGFSKSLAQEIATRNVTVNCVAPGFIESAMTGKLNEKQKETIMGAIPMKRMGTGAEVASAVVYLASSEAAYMTGQTLHVNGGMAMI is encoded by the coding sequence ATGTTCGATCTTTCCGGCCGCAAGGCTCTCGTCACCGGCGCATCGGGCGGCATCGGCGAGGAAATCGCCCGCCTTCTCCACAAGCAGGGCGCCATCGTCGGCCTGCACGGCACTCGTGTCGAAAAGCTCGAGGCTTTGGCAAATGAGCTCGGCGACCGCGTGAAGATCTTCCCGGCGAACCTGTCGGATCGCGATGAGGTGAAGGCTCTCGGCCAGAAGGCGGAAGCCGATCTCGAAGGCGTCGATATCCTGGTCAATAACGCCGGCATCACCAAGGACGGCCTCTTCGTGCGCATGAGCGACGAGGACTGGGATGCCGTTCTCGAAGTGAACCTGACGGCGACCTTCCGCCTGACACGCGAACTCACCCATCCGATGATGCGCCGCCGCTATGGCCGCATCATCAACATCACTTCGATCGTCGGTGTGACCGGCAATCCGGGACAGGCCAACTACTGCGCCTCCAAGGCAGGCATGATCGGCTTCTCGAAGTCTTTGGCCCAGGAAATCGCGACCCGCAATGTGACGGTCAACTGCGTCGCTCCGGGCTTCATCGAAAGCGCCATGACCGGCAAGCTGAATGAAAAGCAGAAGGAAACGATCATGGGCGCGATCCCCATGAAGCGCATGGGAACCGGCGCCGAAGTGGCGTCTGCCGTCGTCTATCTCGCCTCCTCGGAAGCGGCCTATATGACGGGTCAGACCCTGCACGTAAACGGCGGCATGGCCATGATCTGA
- the fabD gene encoding ACP S-malonyltransferase has protein sequence MTIAFTFPGQGSQAVGMGKDLAENFAEARAVFEEVDEALGEKLSDVMFNGPEDKLTLTANAQPALMAVSLAVIRVLEAKGLDLKAKVVYVAGHSLGEYSALCAAGTFSIADTARLLRIRGNAMQAAVPVGVGAMAAIIGLEHADVQAVCEEAAATGSCQIANDNGGGQLVISGEKSAVEKAAGLATDKGAKRAILLPVSAPFHSKLMAPAADAMREALAGVKKANPVVPVIANVRAAPVTDAEEIAALLVEQVTGQVRWRETVEWFAANGVTTLYELGAGKVLTGLARRIDKNINGVSVNGPADIDAAIAALTA, from the coding sequence ATGACCATTGCTTTCACTTTTCCCGGCCAGGGCAGCCAGGCCGTCGGCATGGGCAAGGATCTCGCCGAGAATTTTGCGGAAGCCCGCGCCGTTTTCGAAGAGGTCGATGAAGCGCTCGGTGAAAAGCTTTCCGATGTCATGTTCAACGGTCCTGAGGACAAGTTGACGCTGACGGCAAACGCCCAGCCGGCGCTGATGGCCGTCTCCCTGGCCGTCATCCGCGTGCTCGAAGCCAAGGGTCTCGACCTGAAAGCGAAGGTCGTTTACGTCGCTGGCCATTCGCTCGGCGAATATTCCGCCCTCTGTGCCGCCGGCACCTTCTCTATCGCCGATACGGCGCGACTTCTGCGCATCCGCGGCAATGCCATGCAGGCTGCCGTGCCTGTTGGCGTCGGCGCCATGGCCGCCATCATTGGCCTGGAGCATGCAGATGTGCAGGCCGTCTGCGAGGAGGCTGCAGCGACCGGCTCCTGTCAGATCGCCAATGACAATGGCGGCGGCCAACTCGTTATATCAGGCGAGAAGTCGGCCGTCGAAAAGGCCGCCGGCCTTGCGACGGACAAGGGCGCCAAGCGTGCCATCCTGTTGCCGGTTTCCGCTCCCTTCCATTCCAAGCTGATGGCCCCGGCAGCCGACGCCATGCGCGAGGCGCTCGCCGGCGTGAAGAAGGCCAACCCGGTCGTGCCTGTCATCGCCAATGTCCGTGCCGCTCCGGTCACTGACGCTGAGGAGATCGCAGCCCTTCTCGTCGAGCAGGTCACGGGACAGGTCCGCTGGCGCGAAACGGTGGAATGGTTTGCCGCAAATGGCGTCACCACGCTCTATGAACTCGGTGCCGGCAAGGTGCTGACCGGCCTTGCGCGCCGCATCGACAAGAATATTAATGGCGTCTCGGTCAACGGCCCTGCCGATATCGACGCTGCCATTGCCGCTCTCACGGCCTGA
- a CDS encoding aldo/keto reductase translates to MKYNKLGRTDISVSEICLGTMTWGTQNSEAEAHEQMDYAVQEGINFFDTAELYPTTPVSAETQGRTEDYIGSWFEKTRKRKDVILATKVAGTGRSYLRDGEGADAKNIRMALEASLKRLKTDYVDLYQIHWPNRGHFHFRQSWHYDPFKQDRTKAVANMTDILETMGELVKAGKIRAFGLSNETTWGIQKYLTLSEQMNLPRVASVQNEYNLLYRHFDLDLAELSHHEDVGLLAYSPLAAGILTGKYINGQKPAGTRASINSDLGGRLQPLQEAPTKAYLDIAARHGLDPAQMALAFCLTRRFMTSAIIGATSMAQLRTDIGSANVELSSDVLDEIEKVHRQYPMPL, encoded by the coding sequence ATGAAATACAATAAATTAGGCCGCACAGATATTTCCGTTTCCGAGATTTGCCTCGGCACCATGACCTGGGGCACGCAGAACAGCGAGGCGGAAGCCCATGAACAGATGGACTACGCTGTCCAGGAAGGTATCAATTTCTTCGATACTGCCGAGCTTTATCCGACCACGCCCGTTTCGGCCGAAACGCAGGGCCGCACGGAAGACTATATCGGCAGCTGGTTCGAAAAGACCCGCAAGCGCAAGGACGTCATCCTGGCAACCAAGGTTGCCGGTACCGGCCGTTCCTACCTGCGTGACGGCGAAGGAGCCGACGCCAAGAATATCCGCATGGCGCTTGAGGCCAGCCTGAAGCGGCTGAAGACAGACTATGTTGATCTCTACCAAATCCACTGGCCGAACCGCGGCCATTTCCATTTTCGCCAGAGCTGGCATTACGATCCCTTCAAGCAGGACCGCACCAAAGCCGTCGCCAACATGACCGACATTCTGGAGACGATGGGCGAGTTGGTGAAGGCGGGCAAGATCCGCGCCTTCGGCCTGTCCAACGAAACGACCTGGGGTATCCAGAAATATTTGACGCTGTCCGAGCAAATGAACCTGCCGCGCGTCGCCAGCGTCCAGAACGAATACAATCTCCTCTACCGCCATTTCGATCTCGACCTGGCGGAACTCTCCCATCACGAGGATGTCGGCCTGCTCGCCTATTCGCCGCTTGCCGCCGGCATCCTGACCGGCAAGTACATCAACGGCCAGAAGCCGGCGGGCACACGCGCCTCGATCAACAGTGATCTCGGCGGCCGCCTGCAGCCGCTGCAGGAAGCGCCGACGAAGGCCTATCTCGACATCGCCGCCCGCCATGGCCTCGACCCGGCCCAGATGGCGCTCGCCTTCTGCCTGACCCGCCGTTTCATGACTTCCGCCATCATCGGCGCAACTTCGATGGCACAATTGAGGACGGATATCGGCTCGGCGAACGTGGAGCTCAGCAGCGATGTACTTGATGAAATCGAGAAGGTTCATCGCCAGTATCCGATGCCGCTCTGA
- a CDS encoding peroxidase family protein, which produces MHHGSKNFEVTAPRSRFYQGGFGRIFADLDPWAPEGIPDHQLEEHFLKFASDNMVEFPGKRPEEIISNDTTPDAGNPNAPLNSAMPSGYVYFGQFIDHDLTLDVTPLSDAELDPNRLHNFRTPRLDLDCLYGLGPDAQPHLYQHDSTTGAFTGKLLVTQITGADLGALDGKLFDLQRNSEGKALIGDPRNDENSIVAQIHLAFALAHNKLVDIAISKTPSISKVEAFNQARKTLRWLYQWIVWNDFLMRITDKGVHNAALSRKKQPDGRHIWKAGYDDVYSWKNQPFMPLEFSVAAYRFGHSMVRNAYQTNVRKPPAGVGTFFPIFNKDHSGDLISGRPLEVRRVLQWDWFLQMNSSVQNFPQRARKIDTKLSNALMFLSEDPQSPADPTKVLNVLAARNLTRGVRMKLPAGADVARHLGVPVIPLTDKEPATLWYYILKEAEQAGGNHLGDVGSIIVCATFAGILKGDPLSWFNQQPLWEPDEDPLLKGQPFNEDGGNKGNPEWGLPAIVRMSGLPFDGSLFFVAQPAPPQPVTA; this is translated from the coding sequence ATGCATCACGGAAGCAAGAACTTCGAAGTGACAGCGCCCCGCTCGCGCTTCTATCAAGGCGGCTTCGGCCGCATATTTGCGGACCTCGATCCCTGGGCGCCGGAAGGCATACCCGATCACCAGCTTGAAGAGCATTTCCTGAAATTCGCATCCGATAACATGGTCGAATTTCCGGGCAAGCGGCCGGAAGAGATCATCTCCAACGACACCACGCCCGACGCAGGCAACCCGAACGCGCCGCTGAATTCAGCCATGCCATCCGGCTATGTCTATTTTGGCCAGTTCATCGATCACGATCTGACACTCGATGTGACACCGCTCAGCGACGCCGAGCTCGACCCCAACCGTCTCCATAATTTCCGTACGCCGAGACTCGACCTCGACTGTCTTTACGGGCTGGGCCCGGATGCCCAGCCGCACCTCTATCAACACGACAGTACGACAGGGGCTTTTACCGGCAAGCTGCTCGTCACACAGATAACAGGTGCCGATCTTGGTGCGCTGGACGGAAAACTCTTCGACCTACAGCGCAACAGCGAGGGCAAGGCCCTGATCGGTGACCCTCGAAACGACGAGAACTCCATCGTCGCACAAATCCATCTCGCCTTTGCCCTCGCCCACAACAAGCTTGTGGACATCGCCATTTCCAAGACGCCATCGATCTCAAAAGTGGAAGCCTTCAATCAGGCACGCAAGACATTGCGCTGGCTGTATCAATGGATCGTGTGGAATGATTTCCTGATGCGCATCACCGACAAGGGCGTGCACAATGCCGCGCTCTCCCGCAAGAAACAGCCCGACGGCCGGCATATCTGGAAAGCAGGATATGACGACGTCTATTCCTGGAAAAACCAGCCCTTCATGCCGCTCGAATTTTCCGTTGCGGCTTACCGCTTCGGCCATTCGATGGTCCGCAACGCCTATCAGACGAACGTCCGCAAGCCGCCGGCGGGCGTCGGCACCTTCTTCCCAATCTTCAACAAGGATCATTCAGGCGATCTTATCAGCGGCAGACCACTTGAAGTCCGGCGCGTTCTGCAGTGGGACTGGTTCCTGCAAATGAACAGTTCCGTGCAGAACTTTCCGCAGCGCGCCCGCAAGATCGACACGAAGCTTTCGAATGCACTGATGTTCCTGTCGGAAGATCCACAATCGCCGGCGGATCCCACCAAGGTTCTGAATGTCCTGGCTGCCCGCAACCTGACACGCGGTGTGCGCATGAAGCTGCCGGCCGGTGCTGATGTCGCCCGCCATCTTGGCGTGCCCGTCATACCCCTGACCGACAAAGAACCGGCTACACTCTGGTATTATATACTGAAGGAAGCCGAACAGGCGGGCGGCAACCACCTGGGAGATGTCGGCTCGATTATCGTCTGCGCTACATTCGCCGGCATATTGAAAGGCGATCCGTTATCCTGGTTCAACCAGCAGCCCCTGTGGGAACCGGATGAAGATCCACTGCTGAAAGGCCAGCCGTTCAATGAAGACGGTGGGAACAAGGGCAATCCCGAATGGGGGCTTCCGGCCATTGTCAGGATGTCCGGTCTGCCCTTTGATGGCTCGCTTTTCTTCGTTGCTCAACCGGCCCCTCCTCAGCCTGTGACAGCCTGA
- the rpsF gene encoding 30S ribosomal protein S6, which translates to MALYEHVFLARQDITSQQVDALVEQYKGVIEANGGKVGRIENWGLKSLTYRIKKNRKAHYALMDIDAPAAAIQEMERQMRISEDVLRYMTIAVEKHEDGPSAMMQKRDRDDRGPREGGDRGPRREFGDRPPRRDGDFQRGPRPDRAPREDRA; encoded by the coding sequence ATGGCTCTTTATGAACATGTATTCCTTGCCCGACAGGATATCACGTCGCAGCAGGTCGATGCCCTCGTAGAACAGTACAAGGGCGTGATCGAAGCAAACGGCGGTAAAGTCGGGCGTATCGAAAACTGGGGTCTCAAGTCCCTCACCTACCGCATCAAGAAGAACCGCAAGGCTCACTACGCCCTGATGGACATTGATGCACCGGCAGCTGCGATCCAGGAAATGGAACGCCAGATGCGCATCAGCGAAGACGTTCTTCGCTACATGACCATCGCTGTTGAAAAGCACGAAGACGGCCCGTCTGCCATGATGCAGAAGCGCGACCGCGACGACCGTGGCCCGCGTGAAGGCGGCGACCGTGGCCCGCGCCGCGAATTCGGCGATCGTCCGCCGCGCCGTGACGGCGACTTCCAGCGTGGCCCGCGCCCTGACCGCGCTCCCCGCGAAGACCGTGCATAA
- the rpsR gene encoding 30S ribosomal protein S18 — translation MSESSSAPVRRPFHRRRKTCPFSGANAPRIDYKDVRLLQRYISERGKIVPSRITAVSQKKQRELAQAIKRARFLGLLPYVVA, via the coding sequence ATGTCTGAATCTTCCTCCGCTCCGGTCCGTCGTCCGTTCCATCGTCGTCGCAAGACCTGCCCGTTCTCCGGTGCAAACGCTCCGCGCATCGACTACAAGGACGTCCGTCTCCTGCAGCGCTACATTTCCGAGCGCGGCAAGATCGTTCCGTCCCGCATCACGGCCGTTTCCCAGAAGAAGCAGCGCGAACTCGCCCAGGCGATCAAGCGCGCACGCTTCCTCGGCCTGCTGCCGTACGTCGTAGCCTAA
- a CDS encoding DUF2232 domain-containing protein: MKQDSEVTKLNPKTLAIGALAGLTAALLVLGASMQPSFSAVLYAASALPILLVGLGWGNAAAISAVVTAAALGAIFISPSFALVMTLVTLLPAGWLSHLANLARPASELGGPDNLLAWYPLSDILLHLCGLVTFAVIVTGIMIGYGPEITDQMVDVLMASLQEQQPTFVPDPVATAQTKSLVVLMLPAIQGGIWVVMLFAAYYIATRIVVASGKSLRPREDIPSSLRMNRNSIFIFLAGLAATFMGGIPAMIGATVVGAFGAGFLMSGFAALHFRTRGKDWRLPALILSYLACTMMLPALFILVLGLADTRKAIALTPTKDADAPKQPDSEI; this comes from the coding sequence ATGAAGCAGGACAGCGAAGTGACAAAACTGAACCCGAAAACGCTTGCGATCGGCGCACTCGCCGGATTGACCGCCGCCTTGCTGGTGCTTGGCGCGAGCATGCAGCCGTCGTTCAGTGCGGTGCTTTACGCCGCTTCCGCGCTTCCCATCCTGCTCGTCGGCCTCGGCTGGGGCAATGCGGCCGCGATTTCGGCCGTTGTCACCGCCGCAGCACTCGGCGCGATCTTCATCTCCCCATCGTTTGCGCTCGTCATGACGCTGGTGACGCTGCTGCCGGCAGGCTGGCTGAGCCACCTTGCGAACCTTGCGCGCCCGGCCTCCGAACTCGGCGGCCCCGACAATCTGCTCGCCTGGTATCCGCTGTCCGATATCCTGCTGCATCTCTGCGGTCTCGTCACCTTCGCCGTCATCGTGACCGGCATCATGATCGGCTACGGGCCTGAGATCACCGACCAGATGGTCGATGTGCTGATGGCCTCGCTGCAGGAGCAGCAGCCGACATTCGTTCCGGATCCGGTCGCGACCGCGCAGACGAAGTCGCTCGTCGTTCTGATGTTGCCTGCAATACAGGGCGGCATCTGGGTGGTGATGCTGTTTGCCGCCTACTACATCGCGACGCGCATCGTTGTCGCTTCCGGTAAAAGCCTGCGCCCGCGCGAGGATATCCCCTCGTCGCTGCGCATGAACCGCAATTCGATCTTCATCTTCCTCGCCGGTCTTGCCGCCACCTTCATGGGCGGCATTCCGGCGATGATCGGCGCCACGGTCGTCGGAGCCTTCGGCGCCGGCTTCCTGATGTCCGGCTTCGCCGCCCTGCATTTCCGCACGCGCGGCAAGGACTGGCGCTTGCCGGCCCTCATCCTGAGCTACCTGGCATGCACCATGATGCTGCCAGCCCTTTTCATCCTCGTGCTTGGTCTCGCCGATACCCGCAAGGCGATCGCCCTGACCCCGACCAAGGATGCCGACGCCCCCAAACAACCCGATAGCGAAATCTGA
- the rplI gene encoding 50S ribosomal protein L9: protein MDVILLERISKLGQMGETVKVRDGFARNYLLPLGKALRANAANKARFESERATLEARNLERKSEAQKVADVLDGKSFIVVRSAGETGQLYGSVAARDVVDILAAEGFNIARNQVHLNTPIKAIGLHKVELQLHAEVEINVELNVARSTEEAERQSKGEELTSVDAIYGVDEDALRPEDFFDPEADGLDEDEA from the coding sequence ATGGACGTCATCCTCCTCGAACGCATCTCCAAGCTCGGCCAGATGGGCGAAACCGTAAAGGTTCGCGACGGCTTCGCACGCAACTACCTCCTGCCGCTCGGCAAGGCACTGCGCGCCAACGCTGCCAACAAGGCCCGTTTCGAATCCGAGCGCGCAACGCTCGAAGCCCGTAACCTCGAGCGCAAGTCCGAAGCTCAGAAGGTAGCCGACGTTCTCGACGGCAAGTCCTTCATCGTCGTCCGCTCTGCCGGCGAAACCGGCCAGCTCTACGGCTCCGTCGCTGCCCGTGACGTCGTCGACATTCTGGCTGCCGAAGGCTTCAACATCGCCCGCAACCAGGTTCACCTCAACACGCCGATCAAGGCGATCGGCCTGCACAAGGTCGAGCTTCAGCTTCATGCCGAAGTTGAAATCAATGTTGAGCTGAACGTTGCCCGCTCCACCGAGGAAGCCGAGCGTCAGTCCAAGGGCGAAGAGCTTACCTCTGTCGATGCCATCTACGGCGTTGACGAAGACGCGCTGCGTCCGGAAGACTTCTTCGATCCGGAAGCCGACGGCCTCGACGAAGACGAAGCATAA
- a CDS encoding HlyD family secretion protein: MFKFLRSPAITVTLLAGAAGILLVLYAWRLPPFATSVETTDNAYVRGYVTLMSPQVSGYVVDVPVKDYQQVKQGAVLAKIDDRIYAQKVAQARAALDAQKASLANSHQQELSANANINSAEAQIDSANAALKRAELASNRIQNLGDRGIASTSETEQAQSTLDQAKASVHQAEAALEVAKQSLAAIIVNRASLEANVVGAEAAVHLAEIDLQNTAITAPRDGHLGEVGVRIGQYVAAGTQLMAVVPDDVWVVANFKETQLGGMKVGQPVVISVDALNRRELKGHIERFSPAAGSEFAVIKPDNATGNFTKIAQRVGVRIGIDDDQQIAELAPGLSVVVHVDKSAEPLRQTSEN; the protein is encoded by the coding sequence ATGTTCAAATTTCTTCGCTCCCCGGCAATAACAGTCACGCTCCTTGCAGGTGCAGCCGGCATCCTGCTCGTCCTTTATGCCTGGCGCCTGCCGCCCTTCGCCACATCGGTCGAGACGACCGACAACGCCTATGTGCGCGGTTACGTGACGTTGATGAGCCCGCAAGTCAGCGGCTATGTCGTCGACGTGCCGGTCAAGGATTACCAACAGGTCAAGCAGGGTGCGGTGCTCGCAAAGATCGATGACCGGATCTATGCGCAGAAGGTGGCGCAGGCGCGTGCAGCGCTCGATGCCCAGAAAGCCTCACTTGCCAATTCGCATCAACAGGAGCTTTCGGCCAACGCCAACATCAACTCGGCCGAGGCGCAGATCGACAGCGCCAATGCTGCCCTGAAGCGGGCAGAGCTTGCCTCCAACCGCATACAGAACCTCGGCGATCGCGGTATTGCCTCGACCAGCGAAACTGAACAGGCGCAATCGACGCTGGATCAGGCAAAAGCGTCCGTTCATCAGGCTGAAGCAGCGCTCGAAGTCGCCAAGCAGAGTCTCGCCGCCATAATCGTCAACCGGGCCTCGCTGGAGGCCAATGTCGTCGGCGCCGAAGCCGCCGTCCATCTCGCAGAAATCGACCTGCAGAATACCGCGATTACCGCGCCGCGAGACGGCCATCTCGGTGAAGTCGGTGTTCGCATCGGCCAGTATGTCGCTGCCGGCACACAATTGATGGCCGTTGTTCCCGATGATGTCTGGGTGGTCGCCAATTTCAAGGAAACCCAGCTTGGCGGCATGAAGGTCGGCCAGCCTGTGGTAATCTCTGTCGATGCGCTGAACCGGCGTGAGCTCAAGGGGCATATCGAGCGTTTCTCGCCTGCCGCTGGCTCCGAATTCGCAGTTATCAAGCCTGACAATGCGACGGGCAATTTCACCAAGATCGCTCAACGCGTCGGCGTCAGGATCGGCATTGACGATGATCAGCAGATCGCCGAGCTCGCACCCGGCCTCTCTGTCGTTGTCCATGTCGACAAGAGTGCTGAACCGCTGCGCCAGACGTCAGAGAATTAG